GCAAGTTAAGTTTTACAAAAATAACAAAGCAGTTTTCTTTGTAGATGTTAAAAAAAGATAAGCCAGTTTAAAGCAATAACATCTTTCTAGTCTTATATCAATATTAAACAATGAATGCATCAAAATTTATTTTAGATTTATTGATGGCAAAATCCGAATCTGAGCAAACCATCCAATTGATGTTTTTGGCATAATTTAATAAACTAACAAGTGATTTTTGAAAAATCAACTCTAAAAGTAAAAACTAATTTTTTATGACTTTGGTTTTTACTTTTTTTATTAATCTTTATCTTTAATAATTAAGCAAACTAACTAATATAAAAGTATTTGAATTAATAATTTTAGTTTTTGTTTATCTAATAAAAAAACTATTTTTTTAATAATTAGTTTGTTTTTTAACATTTTAAAAAAGTTGAAAGTAAATCTAAATTAATTTAATTTTTTAAGATGTTTTTAAAGTTTAAAACAACAAAAAAGAGCTTGTTTATTATAAATAAAAAAAATTTTATAAAATATGTATTGATTTTTTATTTATATGTTAAAATTAAAAAGCCTATTTTGATATTTTTTAAAAACACTCTGAATTTGGTATAATATTACTAGATTAAATTTGGAGAGCGTGTTGTATGAAGCTAAAAAAAAGTGTAATAATATCTATTATTGCTGGTGCACTTACAGTTGCTACAATAAGCGCAATTGGTATTGGTGTAAAAGTAGCTAGCGATAGAAGAAGTTCTCCTCCAATTAGGCAAAACATGGATGATGTAAAAAGACCCCAAAGCCCTGAAAATGAAACAATCAAAAATATAAATCATTTAGAAATAAAAGAAAAAGCAAGAGTTTTAAAAGATTTATTGGCCTCAGATTTAAAAGATCCAAAACTTTTAAATTCAGAAAACATTGATTTAAAATTTAAAAACTCATCAATTAACAAACTTGATGAAAAAATAAAAATAACCTATGAACTTATCACAGGAAAAACAAATAATGTAAATGACGATGAAGGTAGCTTAGTAGTTAGGGCTAAATTCCAAGTTGATAATCAAGAAATTGTTAAAGATTTAAAACTAATTGGATTTAAAACTTTAATCCAAAGTATTAAAGCAGGTGATTTAAACTTTAAAGTTTCAAATAAAGATCAGATTTTAGCAAGTGAGCTTTTAAGTTCAAACCAAAATGTTGCAACTAAGTCACTAGAGCTAAAAAACCAAAGTAAAAAATTAGATCTTAATAAATATAACCTAACATATGAAAAGATATATTTCAATGATGTAACAGCTAGTGCAAAAATTAGAGTTAATGCAAAGCTTAAAACAAATGAAAATATCAACAATAAATTCGAATTTGTTATAAATGGTTTTAAAAAATATGTTATTGCAGATTCATTAGAAGCTAAATTTACTTTAGTTAAAAAAGATATAGCAATTGAAGAGTTAAAAAGAGTTGTTACTGAAGCTTTTAAATCAAAAACAACTCAAGAGGCTTTTGCTAGTCTTAAAAATTATTTAGACATAAGTCTTCCTGAAGGCTTAGATTTTTCTTTTGTTTCAATTGAGACAAAAAATGATGATCCAGAAAGTGCAATTTTAACCTACAAACTAGTTATTAAAAACTTGCATAGCGGTAGTCAAGCAAATCCTAGTTCAAAAAACGGAGTAGTTGAAAGTAAGTTAAAAACTTTTGAAATAAAAAGATCTCAAATTCAAGAAGAGCAGCCAAAACCAAAGCCAAAACCACCCGAAAAAGATAAACCTAAAGAAGAGAAACTACCAGAGAAAAAAATGGATAGAGTTTCTAAAATTGAATTAACTCAAAATTCAGTGTTAAAATCAATTTTACCTTCAAAGGTTAACAATAATCAATTAACTTCATCTAATATAAGACTATTAAAAAATGATGGTGAATTTATTTTACCTTATGGAACAAGTCAAAAATTTGAAATTCTAAAGGCAGATGATGTCAACGGTATATTAGAAGTTAAACTTAGTCTTTCACAAGGTGAAAAAGTAATTGAAACAAAAACTTTAGAATTACAAGGGCTTTTAAGTGAGTTAGACTTTGCAAGCCAAAGTGATTTTAGTGTAATTGAAATTGAAAAAAGAGCACAGCTTAATATTGGTAGAATAGCTTCTAAAACAAATGAACTTGAAAAGCTTATTATTTTAAATCCCAAAGCAAAATTCAAAATGGAAAATTATGATAAAACTTTTTTAGTCTCTTATATTAGTGATAGACGCGGAAAAATAATTTTCAAAATGACTTTATCTACAAAAAAAGGAAATAAATCAAAAGTATTTAACTTTGAAATTGATGGATTTTATAGATATTGAAATACTCCAGAAATTTTAATGCATCTTGAAAATCCTTATAAATTAACAGTTCAAGAAATGATTGATGGATTTTCAAAACTAAGAAAAGGTCATAGCCCTAGAGAAGCAGCTGATAAACTAAAAGAGCTTTTTGTTGAATTTGTTCCAGTAGGTTATGAATTTTACTTTGTTGATTTTAAAGCCAAAGCAAATGCAAAAGATATTGGTGTTTTAACTTACTATTTAAAACATTTAAAAACTGAAGATGAAACTGGTCATATCCAAACTGAAGTTCAAGGATATGATCCACTTCTTAAAGCTATTGAAAAATCTTTAAATAGTATTTCAAAAATTGAACTTGATGCTAATGGTCAATTAAAAAACAAACTTGCAACTGAATTTGAAGAAAACCAAGTATTAGATAGCAAATACAATAGTGAATTTAAACTCTATGATAAAGACAACAATCTAATTACTCCATTAGAAGGAGTAAACTCTTTCTACAAAATACATAATAATCCTGATTATGATCTAAAAGAAGGATCAATCAAAATTGAGTTTCACTATAGTAAAGATGATAAAAGCGGTAGAATAAGTAGAACAGTTACTGGTCTAAAAAAATTTGATGCTAGCTTATTTGATGTTGCTATAAAAAATGAATTTAAATATGCCAATTATTTTGGAGTATTAAGAGGAGCTAAAGAAAACTTTAAATTTTTAGAAAATTCACTTGAAACTCGAATTTTTAATCTTAATTTTAAAGATCCTAAAATAGGCCAACAAATTATAAAACACTATAGTTTTAGTGTTTCAAACCTTCAACAAAAAACCATTGAAGGTGATGCAACCATTGACGTTAAAGTTTTTCAAAAAGGACAAAGAGAGCCTATTTTTTCAGCTAACAAAGCTTTTGATGGTTTTAAAAATTTTGAATTTTTTGAAGCTTCAGGACTTTGAAAAGATAGATATAAAATAGAAAATGAACAAGAGCCTAACAATCATACAGTCTTTTCTATACAAACTTCAACCATCCGTGAAGATTTTATTAAAAGAATTGATTATATTAGAAACATAAATAATTTAGAGGCTCTTAGTGCTTATTTATTTAGCTTAATAGATCCTGTTCATTTGAATGGAAATAGCTTTACATATTTAATTAGAACTAACAATCTAGGTTCAAAACAACAAAATAGAGGAGCTCATAGATTAGACTATACAAGTGAAAGTGGAGAACAATTTAGAATTGTTCATAATTTAAATATTCGAGGTTTAAATCAACAACAAAAAAAGGAAAAAATAAGACAAGAAATATTCAATTATTTTAAAACAGCTGTTTTTGCAATTAGAAAAGACTTTTCAATAGATGCTCTAAAATTTGAAAGCGGATTTACATCTCAATGAACTTTAAGTTCAAATCCTTCTAAGGCAAAAGTTGATTTTCTTAAAAAATACTATGATCTTTACATTCCTAGTGGATATGAATTAACTATTGTGCGTGGTGATTATTTATGACCAATACAATATGTTCATGATAAAAAAATCTGACAGGGTAATGAATTTACTGATTTTGAACTAAATTACACATTGAAAAAAGACGGAAAAGCCATTAAAGGTCAAACCATTTTAACTTATGCTAAAAAAGTATATTTAAGAGCTCCACAAAAAAATGGACTAAATCCAGTATTTGTCAAAGCTGATTTTATAAAAAAATATAATGACAATGTTTGAAGATGAGCATTGCAACACTCAGTTAAACAAATTAAATACCGAG
The sequence above is a segment of the Mycoplasmopsis pulmonis genome. Coding sequences within it:
- a CDS encoding lipoprotein 17-related variable surface protein — translated: MKLKKSVIISIIAGALTVATISAIGIGVKVASDRRSSPPIRQNMDDVKRPQSPENETIKNINHLEIKEKARVLKDLLASDLKDPKLLNSENIDLKFKNSSINKLDEKIKITYELITGKTNNVNDDEGSLVVRAKFQVDNQEIVKDLKLIGFKTLIQSIKAGDLNFKVSNKDQILASELLSSNQNVATKSLELKNQSKKLDLNKYNLTYEKIYFNDVTASAKIRVNAKLKTNENINNKFEFVINGFKKYVIADSLEAKFTLVKKDIAIEELKRVVTEAFKSKTTQEAFASLKNYLDISLPEGLDFSFVSIETKNDDPESAILTYKLVIKNLHSGSQANPSSKNGVVESKLKTFEIKRSQIQEEQPKPKPKPPEKDKPKEEKLPEKKMDRVSKIELTQNSVLKSILPSKVNNNQLTSSNIRLLKNDGEFILPYGTSQKFEILKADDVNGILEVKLSLSQGEKVIETKTLELQGLLSELDFASQSDFSVIEIEKRAQLNIGRIASKTNELEKLIILNPKAKFKMENYDKTFLVSYISDRRGKIIFKMTLSTKKGNKSKVFNFEIDGFYRYWNTPEILMHLENPYKLTVQEMIDGFSKLRKGHSPREAADKLKELFVEFVPVGYEFYFVDFKAKANAKDIGVLTYYLKHLKTEDETGHIQTEVQGYDPLLKAIEKSLNSISKIELDANGQLKNKLATEFEENQVLDSKYNSEFKLYDKDNNLITPLEGVNSFYKIHNNPDYDLKEGSIKIEFHYSKDDKSGRISRTVTGLKKFDASLFDVAIKNEFKYANYFGVLRGAKENFKFLENSLETRIFNLNFKDPKIGQQIIKHYSFSVSNLQQKTIEGDATIDVKVFQKGQREPIFSANKAFDGFKNFEFFEASGLWKDRYKIENEQEPNNHTVFSIQTSTIREDFIKRIDYIRNINNLEALSAYLFSLIDPVHLNGNSFTYLIRTNNLGSKQQNRGAHRLDYTSESGEQFRIVHNLNIRGLNQQQKKEKIRQEIFNYFKTAVFAIRKDFSIDALKFESGFTSQWTLSSNPSKAKVDFLKKYYDLYIPSGYELTIVRGDYLWPIQYVHDKKIWQGNEFTDFELNYTLKKDGKAIKGQTILTYAKKVYLRAPQKNGLNPVFVKADFIKKYNDNVWRWALQHSVKQIKYRDNKDQIFFVDVHKTDQWGYGKDNSVTLRQEFKKDGKWIKNKVKFKYVDGKIQIEGDHQIDGLVILEPKK